Proteins from a genomic interval of Trifolium pratense cultivar HEN17-A07 linkage group LG6, ARS_RC_1.1, whole genome shotgun sequence:
- the LOC123891583 gene encoding probable protein phosphatase 2C 43 — translation MFQWLTNLLCACTTNTSKNTVDINEFDEDPLGWSRDLLEHRLGEFSMAAVKANDVMEDHSQLDVGKKALFVGIYDGQNGAEASNFLITNLFENLMRIIQENNNNVSENILRQVVAEMEELFITDVEEGNQQQPELALVGSSCLFCIVWRGRLYIANVGDSRAVMGSLDPFDRLNVRQLVEDHNARNRHIKKELKKLHPKDPTIVSYNFDAWRVGGISEVSRCIGNAYLKRAPFTLTSPFRVPQSELAPSDFTQPLLSAEPAISSRVLNDVDKFIIFGSGGLWKLLSNWQAAEIVHTNPRDGIAKRILMTALQIAARRNNMSYSELSKIPTGHGVIRGPSVSVEGTRRAYHDDISVIVVFFDKKPELNPTVMPVVTSMPGIDSFRGFDDSIHPSPFRYLDDVSEAHQYLETIV, via the exons ATGTTTCAGTGGCTTACAAATTTACTATGTGCTTGCACAACCAACACAAGCAAAAACACCGTCGACATTAATGAATTTGATGAAGATCCTTTAGGGTGGTCGCGGGACCTGCTAGAACATCGATTGGGCGAATTCTCCATGGCTGCGGTTAAGGCAAATGATGTTATGGAGGACCACAGCCAGCTTGATGTTGGCAAGAAAGCACTCTTTGTTGGAATTTATGATGGCCAAAATGGTGCTGAGGCATCCAACTTCTTGATTACTAATCTCTTTGAGAATCTAATGA GGATTATTcaggaaaataataataatgtatctGAAAATATTCTGAGGCAAGTTGTTGCTGAAATGGAGGAATTGTTTATTACTGATGTTGAAGAGGGTAATCAACAACAGCCAGAGCTAGCTCTAGTAGGTTCAAGTTGTCTGTTTTGTATCGTATGGAGAGGGAGGCTATATATCGCTAACGTTGGAGACTCTCGTGCTGTAATGGGGTCTTTGGATCCATTTGATAGACTCAATGTTCGGCAGTTGGTCGAAGATCACAATGCTCGTAACAGGCATATTAAAAAAGAACTCAAGAAGTTGCATCCAAAAGATCCGACTATTGTGTCGTATAATTTTGACGCATGGCGTGTTGGAGGCATAAGTGAAGTAAGCAGATGTATAGGAAATGCATATTTGAAGCGGGCACCGTTCACTTTAACCTCACCCTTTCGAGTCCCACAGTCGGAACTTGCACCTTCTGATTTTACCCAACCTTTGCTATCAGCAGAACCTGCAATATCTTCAAGAGTCTTAAATGACGTTGATAAATTCATTATATTTGGATCTGGTGGACTTTGGAAATTGTTGTCAAATTGGCAAGCAGCTGAAATTGTTCACACCAATCCACGCGAT GGAATCGCGAAAAGGATTTTGATGACTGCTCTACAGATTGCAGCTAGAAGAAATAATATGAGCTATAGTGAGCTTTCGAAGATTCCTACGGGACATGGTGTTATTAGGGGTCCTAGTGTTTCTGTTGAAGGGACTAGGCGGGCTTATCATGATGATATCTCTGTGATTGTTGTATTCTTCGACAAAAAGCCGGAACTGAATCCGACTGTGATGCCAGTGGTGACCTCGATGCCAGGAATTGATTCCTTCAGAGGCTTCGATGACTCGATTCATCCATCACCTTTTAGATATCTTGATGATGTCTCTGAAGCACATCAATACCTTGAGACGATTGTCTGA
- the LOC123891584 gene encoding ataxin-10 homolog — MLRDICAHDSIRGDEDDANNVVDVLLSYSLVELLLILLGDLEPPAIIRKGIKQSDNQDGANCSSKPCPYKGFRRDIVALVGNCVYRRNHVQDEIRSRNGILLLLQQCVTDEDNPYLREWGLWCVRNILEGNEENQKVVAELQLQGSADVPEISALGLRVDIDPKTRRAKLVNVP; from the coding sequence ATGTTGAGGGACATCTGTGCTCATGACAGTATCCGAGGTGACGAAGATGATGCAAACAATGTTGTCGATGTGTTATTGTCATATAGCCTCGTCGAGTTGCTTTTGATTCTGCTTGGGGACCTTGAACCTCCGGCAATAATCAGGAAAGGAATCAAACAATCTGATAATCAAGACGGTGCTAATTGTTCCTCGAAACCATGCCCTTACAAGGGCTTTAGGAGAGACATAGTTGCACTTGTTGGCAATTGTGTGTATAGAAGAAATCATGTACAAGATGAAATCAGGAGTAGGAATGGAATTCTACTGCTATTGCAGCAGTGTGTTACCGATGAAGACAATCCTTACCTGAGAGAATGGGGCTTATGGTGTGTTAGGAATATATTGGAGGGCAATGAGGAAAATCAAAAGGTAGTTGCTGAGTTGCAGCTGCAGGGATCTGCTGATGTGCCTGAAATTTCTGCACTTGGTCTTCGAGTCGACATTGATCCAAAAACTAGGCGTGCAAAGCTTGTAAATGTCCCATGA
- the LOC123891585 gene encoding uncharacterized protein LOC123891585 yields MDRFEHLGLLIQYGDKGSEGNSLSQSSPFFANSDPDMPAVPVPAFQVHDWLLENIASALEYIAERTSSKENGPVSASDQDVAMTDASTVSVKVSTSARGASFIEGISKSSYGREFKSHHVVV; encoded by the coding sequence ATGGATAGATTCGAGCACCTTGGTCTTCTTATTCAATATGGTGATAAAGGCTCTGAAGGAAATTCTTTGAGTCAGTCTTCTCCATTTTTTGCAAACTCGGATCCTGACATGCCTGCCGTTCCCGTACCCGCTTTTCAAGTTCATGATTGGCTTCTGGAGAACATAGCTTCTGCTTTGGAGTATATTGCTGAACGGACATCTTCCAAAGAAAATGGCCCAGTTAGCGCCTCTGATCAGGATGTTGCTATGACTGATGCATCCACTGTCTCAGTTAAGGTCTCAACAAGTGCTAGGGGTGCAAGTTTCATTGAAGGGATTTCTAAATCATCATACGGCCGAGAATTCAAATCCCACCACGTAGTTGTTTAG
- the LOC123891837 gene encoding transcription factor GTE4-like → MVKEEKKKKPMERYKRMQCWVIVKRMVEGRDGWALKAPLDIKFLKGCLENKSKVKKAIGLKDIEGKLKSYSSPDEFADDMRFVFNHGMCYPRRDDVFRIAARLSDTFEYKWKVLKKEWALEEKRLMKDRNHKRKRESQSLCPMIR, encoded by the coding sequence ATGGTTaaggaagagaagaaaaagaagccaATGGAACGTTACAAAAGAATGCAATGTTGGGTGATTGTGAAGAGGATGGTAGAAGGAAGAGATGGTTGGGCTTTGAAAGCACCTCTTGATATCAAGTTTTTGAAGGGTTGCTTAGAGAACAAGTCAAAAGTGAAGAAGGCAATTGGTTTGAAAGATATTGAGGGCAAATTGAAATCATATTCATCGCCTGATGAATTTGCTGATGATATGAGGTTTGTATTCAATCATGGAATGTGTTACCCTCGAAGAGATGATGTTTTCAGAATTGCAGCAAGACTTAGTGACACTTTTGAGTACAAGTGGAAGGTTTTGAAGAAAGAGTGGGCACTTGAGGAGAAAAGATTGATGAAGGACAGGAATCATAAGAGGAAGAGGGAATCACAATCACTGTGTCCAATGATTAGATAA
- the LOC123891582 gene encoding myb family transcription factor PHL5-like, translating into MATCYQHTSQKFKVTEPTTMYQHWSRMYGTQWESYMGINNLVKVVGSEQVMSFEPIKSSCNNIVTPYEGFGAVTVAKIKSPVGFQGGEYYDEDQIEVPDWCFDQFPKITDPPLLNCQGSGDNFTSSLYSVSKESLLSNSADSQNSSEDEYSNFQSGNMSFYDHFPQNHDELLKNDASIDEKPFEISFQRIKSGSPTKSPQLYGIGCATSSNNDSRKSKRRIRWTEELHESFMMIVDHLGGPEKAKPKAILDMMKSNSLSLSHVKSHLQVKLFPFNLNNFNEFCKHCCLRPLIYLSNVFALQKCRSSERVHKALRERSGEGHRTDKVTELQLKIYMQIEESRQLQLEVRKSISQQLEMQRSLETLIEEHSKKLKVMQKEKTNKRKSWTQREMTVPK; encoded by the exons ATGGCTACATGTTATCAACATACATCACAAAAGTTTAAGGTAACAGAACCAACAACCATGTATCAACATTGGTCAAGGATGTATGGAACACAATGGGAATCTTACATGGGAATTAACAACCTAGTTAAGGTTGTTGGATCAGAACAAGTCATGAGTTTTGAGCCAATCAAATCATCCTGTAACAACATTGTGACACCTTATGAAGGTTTTGGTGCAGTAACTGTAGCTAAAATCAAAAGTCCTGTTGGTTTTCAAGGTGGAGAATATTATGATGAGGATCAGATTGAAGTTCCTGATTGGTGTTTTGATCAGTTTCCAAAGATAACAGATCCTCCATTGTTGAATTGTCAAGGTTCTGGAGATAACTTCACAAGCTCTTTGTATTCAGTTTCAAAAGAATCTTTGTTGTCTAATAGTGCAGATAGTCAAAATTCTTCTGAAGATGAATATAGTAATTTTCAGTCTGGAAATATGTCATTTTATGATCATTTTCCTCAAAATCATGATGAATTGCTGAAGAATGATGCTTCCATAGATGAAAAGCCCTTTGAAATTTCATTTCAGAGAATTAAG TCGGGCTCACCTACAAAGTCTCCTCAACTTTATGGAATTGGATGTGCCACTTCTAGCAACAATGATTCTAGAAAATCGAAAAGAAGGATAAGATGGACTGAGGAACTGCATGAATCATTCATGATGATCGTTGATCACCTCGGTGGTCCAGAAA AGGCAAAGCCTAAGGCTATACTAGATATGATGAAATCGAATTCGCTGTCACTTTCTCATGTTAAAAGTCATTTACAGGTAAAATTATTTCCATTTAATTTGAACAATTTCAATGAGTTTTGTAAACATTGTTGTCTTCGGCCTCTAATATATCTTTCTAATGTATTTGCCTTGCAGAAATGTCGATCTTCAGAACGCGTGCATAAAGCTTTGCGAG AAAGATCTGGGGAAGGACATAGAACAGATAAAGTCACAGAACTTCAACTCAAAAT CTATATGCAAATTGAGGAATCGCGACAATTGCAACTAGAGGTTCGAAAAAGTATTTCCCAACAGCTTGAG ATGCAAAGAAGTTTGGAAACACTGATTGAAGAACATAGCAAGAAGCTCAAAGTaatgcaaaaagaaaaaaccaacaAAAGAAAATCTTGGACACAACGAGAAATGACAGTTCCGAAATAA